The following is a genomic window from Sporosarcina jeotgali.
TTTTCATTTTGACATTTGCGTTGTCATTTGCAAACATTGGATTCTTAACTTTTTATCAAAATAATGTTCCAGTATCGATCATGGGAAGGTTTTCGAGTGTTTTTGGCGTATTAGAAGCATTGCTAATAATAGTATTTACTGCACTAATTGGAGTTTTAGCGGAGTTCTATGAGATTCGTGTTGTATATATAATCGGTTCTTTTAGTTTTCTTGCATTAGGTTTTCTTGTGAGTGTAATTGTTTTGGATAAATCCAAAACAGTCTATTATTAAGAAGACAACATAGATAGCAGAAAAGGCGTTGTTTACAACCCTTGCCTAAAAGGGAATACTCACTGGAGTACCTGAAGGAGGTGGCGTTATGAATCATCCAGCATCGCTAGAAGAATTTGTGAAACATGCGTCGAAATTGCAAGGGGATCAGAAGACCTTGTACGTAACTCAATCTGACTACACACCGGAAGAGATAATTGTATCGGATGAAGATACTGCAGGTGGAGTTAATATGCAAATGATCCGTCTATTAGCTTCATCAGATATGGATGCGGTTTATTGGGAAGAGCCATTTTACGATAGCGGGGAATTGGAGCAAGTTACGATTCAACTCGATTCACTTAAGTCATTCACTCGCAAAGTAATCCCCTTGGAAGAGATGGAAAGAATGAAATCACGTTTTGGAACGGAACCGGATGCTATTCAAGGTGAAAGGGAACCATCGTAACATGTCTTTTCGCACTCGCAGCAAATGCTGTTTTCGTTTATAATGGATACTAGATGATTAATAAGAACAGGTTCAGCCATTTTTTAATGGCTGACCTTTTTTTACGGACCGAAAGAAGTGAAGGCAATGAACCGGGATACGTTTGAAAAGACGGTAAAATGTGAGTTGACCATGACAACGAGTGCTCGTAATGGGATTGGAAAAATCGCCAAAGACGAACACGCTTTTTTTGCTATGCAAAAATCTTTCGCTGTACATATTGAAAAAAGACCTGAAAATCAGCAAGGGAGCCAAGCTTTTTCGTTTTTCTTTGACCCTGAAGAAAATGTGAAACTGAATGAACTGCTGGATGGCCGTGTCCCTGTATTAGAATGTATTGTTAAAAATGATGGGTTCCTCGCAACGGGATTTCATGTGCGAGGCAAACGAGAACCAGCAGCAACAAATCGCCGGCTGGGGGCGAACGTCAAATTCAAATTGGGCAAAAGCTCTGGGATTTCATTGCCCATTGATTTTGCCACGCTTTTACGTGAACTTCCAATTGCAGAAGAGCGTTCGGAATACGTAAAAAAGCGAATTGGCGGCTGGGAAGGCTATTTGCGCATCATGGAGAAAAATGCGGATGTTGAAGATATTCACGCCCGTGTCAAATCTGTCACGCTAAGTGAAGATTTCCGTACGGCTTCTATCCGAATCGATGGTCTGCCTAACAAAGCTTGGAGAACGATCACAGGATTCTCTGCAAAATTTGCAGGAGTTTCTTTTGATCTGGGCAATGTGGTCAACGCGGATAAGAAAACAAACCGCATAGATGTAGAGCTCAAGAATGGCGCTGTACAAAGTGCGCGGAAAACAGGATTTCAAGGAAACGATTTTGAGTCAATTGTTTTCAGTAACTTTGCAGAACTGAGTCAAGTCAGAAGACTGAGAAGAGGATTCAAAGATCTTCAAAATGGGCTGGCTGCGAATGCTAACTTAGAGAAAATCTTGTTTGAAGAACGCCCAGTTGTGAAAATTACGAATCGAAGAGAACCGCTGGAGTTCGAAACGTCTTTGAACAAGTACCAGCAAGAAGCGGTTAATGGAGCCATGAATGCGAATGACTTATATGTCATTCAAGGCCCTCCGGGAACGGGAAAGACAACTGTTATTTCTGAGATTTGCAATCAAGCTGTAAAAGCAGGCTTACGCACACTCGTAGCATCACAGGCAAATCTGGCAGTAGATAATGCCTTAGGAAGACTCCTGAACAATCAAGACATAAGAATTCTCCGTTATGGCAGAACTGAAAGCATTGAAGAAGAAGGACGCAAATTCATTGAAGAAAACGTTGCGGAGCATTGGCGAACACAAACGTTAGAGGCGATGGAATTCCAGCTGGACCAACACAATCAGCTCGAGGCTACTCTTCGAAAAGAGGAAGTAACAGTACAAAAAAAATCTGCTGCGCTAGTAGAGCAGCAAACTGAGTTACTTGAACAGCAGGCCGCCTGGAATGAAAACAAAGAAAAGCTTCGTACAATCCAACAAGAACTAAAAGAAGTGCAGCAGAAAAAACAGGATGCACAGCTTGCTGTCGAAAAAAATGAAGGTGCGAGGAAATCAGCAGAGATTAAGCTCGAAGAAACCATGTCTGAAATTAGTCGATTAAAGAAAGTAACGACTGAAATTTCTTCAGGCAACTTAAAGTTGACTGAACTGAAACAGGAACGCCAGCAGCTGCAAGACAGAATTGACCTGCTGAAAACGAGTCAATCGTTAGCAGAAATGGCCGCTCAAGTAAATGAGTTGCAAACAGCGATTAACCATAATTCGGAACAAATTGAAACTTATCAAGGAGTTCTCTCTAAAGTAACGTCTGTAGGAAAGCTGAATGACTTGAAGGATTTATTGGACGAAGTAAACTTTGTTCCTACACCAGAACTTGATCAGAAGATGACCAATCTGATTCGCCAAATTGATCGGGTTCAAGAAGTTGGCGGGGAAGAGAGCTTTTCAGCATGGTCTGATACGGTATTGCGGATTGATAAAGCAATCACTACTGTAACGAAAATTCTGGAGGAGCATCAGTTCCATAATCGTATACGCATTCCGAAAGGATTTCGTAATCGCCACACGCTGGAGTCAATTCACGAAACGGTTAGCAGAGTCGGCCGTTATTTAGTTCAGCCAAACGTTAAAAAGATCCTAAGCACAACATCGTTTTCAGTAGAATCTTACGACTGTCTTGAAAATTTAACGAAAGCTGTTGGGCTGCTGCATGATCGAAAGAACTTCATCTCTGCATTTCTTCTAGAAGCGCAATCTACAGCGTCGTTGTTTGAAGACATTAAAAAAATCGCAGCAGAAATATTCAATGGGAAACTTATTGAACTAACTGCTAAACAACAAGGCATTCAAGACCGTTTTAATCAGTTAAACGGACAACTAATGGAAATCCGGACCGTAAGTGATGAAACGCAGTCACCCGAAGTGATAGCTGATGTCCTTAATGAGATTGAAGCCTCGCATATTGCTATATCTAAAACCATACAAGAAGTGCTTGAAGCAGAGAAAACTCTTAAGGCTGTTGAAGCAGACCTTGAAAAAGCCCATCAACAAAGGGAAACAATTCGAGCTGACATCCATTCATGCACTGTGGTGGAAGAAGAACAAAGCGAGCAGTTAAATGGATTCATAAAAATATTAGCTGATAAACAAAGTCAGGCAGAGACACTTTCGCAAGTATTATTAACTGACCCCGCTCCTCTTTTGGCGGAAAACTCCAGTAACCAAAGAGAATTGAAACAACAGATGGAGCAGATTACAAAGCAACTTGAAAATGTTCCAGCAATTCAATCCGTTCAAAAGAATTGGCATCAGATGCTGACTGAAGCAAGCCCATATGACTTGGATGAAATCCGGAAACTATATGTTAAACACGCAAACGTAATTGGTACTACGTGTGTTGCTTCTGCTCGAAAAGAATTTGTAGAAGAATATCCGGTTTTCGATTTAGTCATAATAGATGAAGTTTCCAAAGCAACTCCGCCTGAACTGTTACTCCCTATGCTAAAAGGGAAAAAGATTGTGCTTGTAGGAGATCATCATCAGCTTCCGCCATTAGTCGGTCAAGAAACGATGGAAGAGTTTTTAGAGGAAATGCCTGATGATGAACAGAAAAGAGATATGGAACGTTTGTTGAAAGAATCTCTCTTTGAACGATTGTTCAGAACTCTGCCAAAACAAAATAAGACGATGTTAGCGATCCAGTATAGAATGCATGAACGTATTATGAAGTCCATAACACCGTTCTACAATGAAAACGGGTACGAGCTTGTTTGCGGGCTTCCTGATTCTGATACAGCACGCGCGCATCATCTTGAAACAAAAACCATTAAGCCGGATGACCATTTACTTTGGATTGATCAACCTAATACACCTGATTTCTATGAAGCGAAACCAAAAGGCGGAACAAGCCGTTATAATGAAAGTGAACTGAAAGCTATACGAGACATGATACTGGATTTAGATCAGGCTGCTGAAAAAGCGATTGAACAAGGGAAACTGCATGTAAATTCAAAAAAACAAGTGGGAGTGATCAGCTTCTACGGCGAGCAAGTTAAACGCATTAATCAGATGATTCAAGAGGAACTTCAGTCAGAGCATCTTATATTCCGAACTGGTTCTGTCGATAAATTCCAAGGCATGGAAATGGACATCATCATTGTGAGTTTTGTTCGGAATCATGGGGATGCAAGCGGCGAAATCGGCTTTGCAAAAGACTACAGACGTCTCAATGTCGCACTTTCCCGTGCGAAAGAGCTTTTAGTGATTGTCGGAAGTTCAGAAATGTTCATCAACAAACCAAAATCGAAATTGACTCGTGATATGTATCAGCATTTGTTTGAGGAAATCAGCAAACAAGGCGGCATCCGTTCACTTGTTGAATCGGGCTCGTAACGATAGGAGTGCAATCTTAACGTGGAAGAACTTAAAAAAAAGCTGAAAAAAGAATTACAACAATCCTTGGATAGTAAAGTTCTTTCTGAACAATCGTGGACTTTTACAGCCCATAAAGTCCTGGTTTCTTACAATACGGTAACGAAAACAAAGATGGATGTCCTGATGAAAATGATGTTGATGACTCTGCAAAAACTTAATATTGAGCGTCCTGAAGAACTTGCACAGATGCTCGGGGTTGAATTATTATTTATTGAAGATTTGCTTTCGATTATGAAAGGTGCAGGACTTGTTGTGAATAAGGACTGCTGGTCAATTACACAATTAGGCATTGCACAATTGAAGACGGGCATGCTTCTTCACGAAACGGAAATTGAAGAGACTGAGCTGCTGATAAGTCCGCTTCATGACGAATTCTTAGAAGCAGAGAAATCTCATCCATTACAAGGAAATCTGGATTCTTTCCGATATGATCGGGATCCCGAAAACTGGTCAGCAGATACAATTCCTGCAGACTTGTTGCAGACGGAACTTTCTGCAATAGTAGAACAGGACAATACGGCAGAGCGCCAGCGCATTGTAGAACAAGTTTTGAAAGTTACTGCAATCGAGAAAGTACAGATTCCGTGTTTCGAGTTTCATATCCACAACCCAAATCAAGATGCCTTGTATGCAAGAATTTGGAATACCTTTAGCGATCAGTGGGATGAAACATTAGAACAGCTTGTAGTCGGAGAGGAACGCTCTGCTTGGCGAGACCGTTATCTTAGTAAAGAGGAGGAAGTAACTCATGAAACGTAATGCAGCGTATTGGACAAAACAATTAATGCTGGAAAGCCATCCTGAAGGCGGCAGCTTTGCCAGCTCTTATGCAGCTGGAAGTACGATTGATACACCTGCGGGAGCAAGACCGCTTTATACAAGCATCTATTTCATGTTAGCGGACGGAGAAGTTTCCCATTTTCATCAGCTGCAGTCAGACGAACTCTGGTATTACCACGATGGAAGCGCGCTGACTGTCCATAAGATTTCAGCTGATGGTGAGTATTCAGCAGTGAAATTAGGATTGGACATGGAACAAGGTGAACAACCGCAAATACTTGTCCCTGCAGGGGCTATATTTGGTTCATCTATGATTGAAAGCGGCGATTATGCACTTGTAGGCTGCATGGTTTCACCTGGGTTTGATTTTGAGGATTTTAAGTTGTTCACTGAAGAAGAATTGGTAGAGCGATTCCCGCAGCATGAAACGATCATTAAAAAGATGACGCCATAAAAAGACGTTCAGCCGTATAGGCTGAACGTCTTTTTAACTAATTTATTCCTGGTCTGTATTCATTTCAATATTTTTATCCGACGGTGTGGAGGTGCCGGATTTAGATGATAAAAAGTCATTAAGGGCCTGTGTGTTTTCATCAAAATCAATAGTCAGTACTTGACCGACTCCGGGGATCCTTTGATTTTCGTCAAATGACCCATCGATCGGCAAGCGCATAGATTCAATACCAGAATCTTTGTTGTCCAATAGGCCCTTACCTATCGACAGCATGGTTTTCTTATCTAGGTTTGTCGTCACATAGCTATCTGCCATACCAAGTAATTTAGGAAGGCTTAGCAAGCTGTGAAGACTGACAGCTTCTGCTTTAAGCTTAGCAAGTGCTTCTTGCTGACGTTCTACACGTCCGAAATCACTTTTGCTGTCATGACGGAATCGTACATAACCTAGCAGTTCATTTCCGTGCAGGCGTTGAATTCCTGGTTCTAGTGTCATGTTAATGCCGTGCGACATTCGATATGGGATATCAACTTCAATGCCGTCTGGTGCTACTACATCGACCATTTTGGGGAATCCATCGAAATTGACTTCTGCGTAATAATGGATGTCGATTCCAAAGTTCTCTTTAATTGTTTTTCGCACAAGTTCTGGTCCGCCGATAGAGTAAGCGGCATTCATTTTATGTTTTCCGTGCCCAGGGATCTCTACATAAATGTCACGCATCACAGAAACGGTTTTCAATTCTTTAGTATCCTGATTATAATGTGCAATCATCAATGAATCGGATCTTCCTTCATCGTCTTTAGGACGTGCATCAGATCCTAATAATAAAATATTGATCTCTCCATATTGAGGTTCAGGAGCGTTAAATATATCTTCTTCACCTTTATCGGGCTTTTCACCTGCAAGGGACTGTCCTGCTTTAAACTGATTAATCCCGAAATAAGCTGCACCGCCGATAAGGAGGAATAGTATGAGCAAGGTTATCCAGACTTTTTTCTTTTTTTTACGTGTTCTGCGTTCAGAACGGTTCATAGTGCCACCACCTGTAATTGGTTCCGCAATCGTGCGGTTTACTGCTTAATAAGTAGGACGCATCTTTAAGAGAAATGTTTTCTCTCATTATTTATTTGTCTCTAACTAATGAAGCATACGATGGAATTCAACATTTTGCAATACTTAACTGCTTTCTCTTTGATTAGGATTGCGATTGCATCCAAAGGGTATGCTAGTTATAATAGCAATTGAATAGATGCATGACTCACCCTTTTATATGGGTGTGACGGACTGTCCCTGTCTTTTCCGTCAGACAGGACTTTTTTTGTTTTCTCTAATTCAAATTTAGAATCTGGATGGTATTGAAAGGAGATGTACGATGTTTTTTATTGAAGCAAAACGAATTGTTACCGTGATTTTAGGTGCGTTATTATTATCGGTATCTCTGAACTTGTTCCTCATTAATGCAAACGTTTATGCAAGTGGTTTCGCAGGGATCGCCCAGCTGCTTTCAAGTGTTCTCGCGGACTTTGCGGGGATAACTGTTTCTACTGGTATACTGCTCCTAGTACTGAACGTTCCAGTGTTCATATTAGGGTGGTTTAAGGTAGGGAAAGGCTTTACCATTTACAGTATCGTTTCTGTAATTTTCACAACAATTTTCATGGGTATTATCCCAGTCATGTCATTATCTGATGATATCATCCTTAATGCTGTATTTGGCGGAGTCATAGGTGGGGTCGGTGTTGGTATTTCATTGAAACTGGGTGCCTCAACTGGTGGTATGGATATTGTTGCGATGGTCTTGTCGCGCTTACAAGATAAGCCGATAGGTACTTATTTCTTGTTGTTGAACGGAATTATTATTGTAGCAGCTGGATTTTTGTATGAACCCGAAAATGCGTTATACACGATGGTCGCGCTTTATGTTTCAACAGCCGTAATTGATGCAATTCATACACGTCATGAAAAAGTGACTGCGATGATTGTTACTCGAAAAGCGGACGAATTACAGGCTGCGATACATGATCAAATGGTCCGCGGAATAACGATTATTCCAGCCAAGGGCGGCTATACGAAAGAAGAAAAGAACATGTTGTATTTGGTGATTACAAGATATGAACTATACGACTTGGAAAAGATTATTAGTGAAGTCGATCCAAACGCATTTGCTAATATTGTTCAGACGGTAGGCATTTTTGGCTTCTTCCGCCGAGAAGGTCAATCGATCACATAACATCAGAACACCCTGCTTTTGAAAGAAGCAGGGTGTTTTTTTATTTTCTCTTTTGGTTTTCGGATTTTCTGAAAAGCTCTTTTAGCGCTTCACGTTTTTCACCATACGTGGAATAATCTTCTGAAAATTCTTCGCGTCCTGGTAAAGCAGGAGGCTTATTTGTTTTCTCACCATCAATATTGCGTTTAGCCATT
Proteins encoded in this region:
- a CDS encoding AAA domain-containing protein, yielding MNRDTFEKTVKCELTMTTSARNGIGKIAKDEHAFFAMQKSFAVHIEKRPENQQGSQAFSFFFDPEENVKLNELLDGRVPVLECIVKNDGFLATGFHVRGKREPAATNRRLGANVKFKLGKSSGISLPIDFATLLRELPIAEERSEYVKKRIGGWEGYLRIMEKNADVEDIHARVKSVTLSEDFRTASIRIDGLPNKAWRTITGFSAKFAGVSFDLGNVVNADKKTNRIDVELKNGAVQSARKTGFQGNDFESIVFSNFAELSQVRRLRRGFKDLQNGLAANANLEKILFEERPVVKITNRREPLEFETSLNKYQQEAVNGAMNANDLYVIQGPPGTGKTTVISEICNQAVKAGLRTLVASQANLAVDNALGRLLNNQDIRILRYGRTESIEEEGRKFIEENVAEHWRTQTLEAMEFQLDQHNQLEATLRKEEVTVQKKSAALVEQQTELLEQQAAWNENKEKLRTIQQELKEVQQKKQDAQLAVEKNEGARKSAEIKLEETMSEISRLKKVTTEISSGNLKLTELKQERQQLQDRIDLLKTSQSLAEMAAQVNELQTAINHNSEQIETYQGVLSKVTSVGKLNDLKDLLDEVNFVPTPELDQKMTNLIRQIDRVQEVGGEESFSAWSDTVLRIDKAITTVTKILEEHQFHNRIRIPKGFRNRHTLESIHETVSRVGRYLVQPNVKKILSTTSFSVESYDCLENLTKAVGLLHDRKNFISAFLLEAQSTASLFEDIKKIAAEIFNGKLIELTAKQQGIQDRFNQLNGQLMEIRTVSDETQSPEVIADVLNEIEASHIAISKTIQEVLEAEKTLKAVEADLEKAHQQRETIRADIHSCTVVEEEQSEQLNGFIKILADKQSQAETLSQVLLTDPAPLLAENSSNQRELKQQMEQITKQLENVPAIQSVQKNWHQMLTEASPYDLDEIRKLYVKHANVIGTTCVASARKEFVEEYPVFDLVIIDEVSKATPPELLLPMLKGKKIVLVGDHHQLPPLVGQETMEEFLEEMPDDEQKRDMERLLKESLFERLFRTLPKQNKTMLAIQYRMHERIMKSITPFYNENGYELVCGLPDSDTARAHHLETKTIKPDDHLLWIDQPNTPDFYEAKPKGGTSRYNESELKAIRDMILDLDQAAEKAIEQGKLHVNSKKQVGVISFYGEQVKRINQMIQEELQSEHLIFRTGSVDKFQGMEMDIIIVSFVRNHGDASGEIGFAKDYRRLNVALSRAKELLVIVGSSEMFINKPKSKLTRDMYQHLFEEISKQGGIRSLVESGS
- a CDS encoding cupin domain-containing protein codes for the protein MKRNAAYWTKQLMLESHPEGGSFASSYAAGSTIDTPAGARPLYTSIYFMLADGEVSHFHQLQSDELWYYHDGSALTVHKISADGEYSAVKLGLDMEQGEQPQILVPAGAIFGSSMIESGDYALVGCMVSPGFDFEDFKLFTEEELVERFPQHETIIKKMTP
- a CDS encoding LCP family protein, giving the protein MNRSERRTRKKKKKVWITLLILFLLIGGAAYFGINQFKAGQSLAGEKPDKGEEDIFNAPEPQYGEINILLLGSDARPKDDEGRSDSLMIAHYNQDTKELKTVSVMRDIYVEIPGHGKHKMNAAYSIGGPELVRKTIKENFGIDIHYYAEVNFDGFPKMVDVVAPDGIEVDIPYRMSHGINMTLEPGIQRLHGNELLGYVRFRHDSKSDFGRVERQQEALAKLKAEAVSLHSLLSLPKLLGMADSYVTTNLDKKTMLSIGKGLLDNKDSGIESMRLPIDGSFDENQRIPGVGQVLTIDFDENTQALNDFLSSKSGTSTPSDKNIEMNTDQE
- a CDS encoding YitT family protein — encoded protein: MFFIEAKRIVTVILGALLLSVSLNLFLINANVYASGFAGIAQLLSSVLADFAGITVSTGILLLVLNVPVFILGWFKVGKGFTIYSIVSVIFTTIFMGIIPVMSLSDDIILNAVFGGVIGGVGVGISLKLGASTGGMDIVAMVLSRLQDKPIGTYFLLLNGIIIVAAGFLYEPENALYTMVALYVSTAVIDAIHTRHEKVTAMIVTRKADELQAAIHDQMVRGITIIPAKGGYTKEEKNMLYLVITRYELYDLEKIISEVDPNAFANIVQTVGIFGFFRREGQSIT